In the Ctenopharyngodon idella isolate HZGC_01 chromosome 4, HZGC01, whole genome shotgun sequence genome, one interval contains:
- the etnk1 gene encoding ethanolamine kinase 1 isoform X1 encodes MANYIHVPDSAPEVPKLDVTVDEHDYRAGALKLVKTLRPHWKPSEVKMKFFTDGITNKLIGCYVGGSMQEVVLVRVYGNKTELFVDRENEVKSFRVLQAHRCAPRLYCTFNNGLCYEFLQGVALEPEHIRSPAVFRNIARQLAKYHAIHAHNGWVPQSDLWLRMSKYFSLVPTHFEDPEMDQRLNSEVPSSACLRDEMIWLQQSLSKLGSPVVLCHNDLLCKNIIYNQKEGNVKFIDYEYAGYNYQAFDIGNHFNEFAGLNEVDYTLYPSRELQLQWLRAYLEAYKEYKSQGKQVSNTEVEVLYVQVNRFALASHFFWGLWALIQAQYSTIDFDFLGYAVLRFNQYFKMKPEVTSLHLPE; translated from the exons ATGGCCAATTACATCCATGTCCCAGATAGCGCGCCGGAGGTTCCTAAATTAGACGTGACTGTAGATGAGCACGATTACAGAGCCGGAGCGCTGAAACTCGTCAAGACGCTCAGACCTCACTGGAAACCTTCTGAGGTCAAAATGAAG TTTTTCACTGATGGCATCACAAACAAGCTGATTGGCTGTTATGTCGGCGGGTCCATGCAGGAAGTAGTCCTGGTACGGGTCTACGGGAACAAGACGGAACTGTTTGTGGACCGTGAAAACGAAGTGAAGAGCTTCCGTGTCCTGCAGGCACACCGGTGCGCTCCTCGTCTCTACTGCACCTTCAACAACGGCTTGTGCTATGAGTTTCTGCAGGGTGTGGCCCTGGAGCCCGAGCACATCCGCAGCCCCGCCGTCTTCAG gAACATTGCAAGGCAGTTGGCAAAATATCATGCCATACATGCCCACAATGGCTGGGTGCCCCAGTCAGACCTCTGGCTGAGAATGAGCAAGTACTTTTCTCTTGTTCCTACACACTTCGAGGACCCTGAGATGGACCAGAG GCTGAACAGTGAGGTGCCCAGCTCCGCATGTCTCAGAGACGAGATGATCTGGCTTCAGCAGAGCCTTTCTAAACTGGGTTCCCCAGTCGTTCTTTGTCACAACGATCTGCTCTGTAAGAACATCATCTACAACCAAAAGGAAG GAAATGTCAAATTCATTGACTACGAATATGCTGGGTACAATTACCAAGCCTTTGACATTGGGAATCACTTCAATGAATTTGCAG GTCTGAATGAGGTGGACTACACCCTGTATCCTAGTCGAGAGCTCCAGTTGCAGTGGCTCCGGGCCTATCTGGAGGCCTACAAGGAGTACAAATCACAGGGCAAACAAGTCTCTAATACTGAAGTGGAGGTCCTGTACGTGCAAGTCAACCGCTTCGCCTTG GCATCTCATTTCTTCTGGGGACTGTGGGCATTAATCCAGGCTCAGTACTCCACCATTGACTTTGACTTTTTGGG ATATGCAGTTCTCCGTTTCAACCAGTACTTCAAGATGAAACCAGAGGTTACTTCACTGCACCTTCCAGAATAA
- the etnk1 gene encoding ethanolamine kinase 1 isoform X2, producing the protein MANYIHVPDSAPEVPKLDVTVDEHDYRAGALKLVKTLRPHWKPSEVKMKFFTDGITNKLIGCYVGGSMQEVVLVRVYGNKTELFVDRENEVKSFRVLQAHRCAPRLYCTFNNGLCYEFLQGVALEPEHIRSPAVFRNIARQLAKYHAIHAHNGWVPQSDLWLRMSKYFSLVPTHFEDPEMDQRLNSEVPSSACLRDEMIWLQQSLSKLGSPVVLCHNDLLCKNIIYNQKEDVSLPKSLHLLHRAIATDWRCSVCPARTPPGPEMSNSLTTNMLGTITKPLTLGITSMNLQV; encoded by the exons ATGGCCAATTACATCCATGTCCCAGATAGCGCGCCGGAGGTTCCTAAATTAGACGTGACTGTAGATGAGCACGATTACAGAGCCGGAGCGCTGAAACTCGTCAAGACGCTCAGACCTCACTGGAAACCTTCTGAGGTCAAAATGAAG TTTTTCACTGATGGCATCACAAACAAGCTGATTGGCTGTTATGTCGGCGGGTCCATGCAGGAAGTAGTCCTGGTACGGGTCTACGGGAACAAGACGGAACTGTTTGTGGACCGTGAAAACGAAGTGAAGAGCTTCCGTGTCCTGCAGGCACACCGGTGCGCTCCTCGTCTCTACTGCACCTTCAACAACGGCTTGTGCTATGAGTTTCTGCAGGGTGTGGCCCTGGAGCCCGAGCACATCCGCAGCCCCGCCGTCTTCAG gAACATTGCAAGGCAGTTGGCAAAATATCATGCCATACATGCCCACAATGGCTGGGTGCCCCAGTCAGACCTCTGGCTGAGAATGAGCAAGTACTTTTCTCTTGTTCCTACACACTTCGAGGACCCTGAGATGGACCAGAG GCTGAACAGTGAGGTGCCCAGCTCCGCATGTCTCAGAGACGAGATGATCTGGCTTCAGCAGAGCCTTTCTAAACTGGGTTCCCCAGTCGTTCTTTGTCACAACGATCTGCTCTGTAAGAACATCATCTACAACCAAAAGGAAG ATGTGAGTTTGCCCAAATCTCTTCATCTGCTGCACAGGGCTATAGCCACTGACTGGAGGTGTTCAGTGTGTCCCGCTAGGACGCCACCGGGTCCG GAAATGTCAAATTCATTGACTACGAATATGCTGGGTACAATTACCAAGCCTTTGACATTGGGAATCACTTCAATGAATTTGCAG GTCTGA
- the strap gene encoding serine-threonine kinase receptor-associated protein, translating to MAMRQTPLTCSGHTRPVVDLAFSGITPYGYFLISACKDGKPMLRQGDTGDWIGTFLGHKGAVWGATLNKEATKAATAAADFTAKVWDAVTGDEVLTLAHKHIVKSVNFTQDSNFLLTGGNDKVLRIYDLNKPEAEPQEIAGHTSAIKKALWCNNDQQILSAADDKTIRLWDKNTKEALKTLSFEASVSSMEYIPDGEILVITYGRTIAFYNAHSLDLIKTVDAPASIHSASLHPEKDFFVAGGDDFKLYKYDYTTKEEMESYKGHFGPVHCVRFSPDGELYASGSEDGTLRLWQTAVGKTYGLWKCVLPEELSSENSEALYCPPAEIKA from the exons ATGGCTATGAGACAGACTCCTCTCACCTGCTCTGGCCACACCAGACCTGTTGTGGATCTGgcgttcagtggaataactccTTATGGATATTTCCTTATTAGTGCTTGTAAAG ATGGCAAACCTATGTTGCGCCAGGGAGACACAGGGGACTGGATTGGGACGTTCTTGGGTCACAAAGGTGCTGTCTGGGGTGCCACCTTAAATAAAGAAGCTACAAAAGCAGCTACGGCCGCCGCAGATTTTACAGC AAAGGTATGGGACGCTGTCACTGGAGATGAGGTCCTCACCCTGGCGCACAAGCACATTGTGAAATCCGTGAACTTCACACAG GACAGTAACTTTCTCCTGACTGGAGGGAATGATAAAGTACTGCGCATCTATGACCTCAACAAACCTGAAGCAG AACCCCAGGAGATTGCAGGCCACACCTCTGCCATAAAGAAAGCTCTGTGGTGTAACAATGACCAACAGATTCTCTCGGCTGCCGATGACAAAACTATCAG ACTTTGGGACAAGAACACAAAGGAGGCATTGAAGACACTGTCATTTGAGGCCTCTGTCAGCAGTATGGAGTACATTCCTGATGGGGAGATTCTCGTCATCACGTATGGGAGAACCATCGCTTTCTACAATGCCCACAG TTTGGATCTGATTAAGACAGTGGACGCCCCTGCTTCTATTCACTCTGCCTCACTGCATCCTGAAAAAGACTTCTTTGTGGCTGGAGGAGATGACTTCAAGCTTTATAAATATGACTACACCACCAAAGAGGAAATGG AGTCATATAAGGGTCACTTCGGGCCCGTACACTGTGTGCGGTTTAGCCCTGATGGAGAGCTGTATGCCAGTGGTTCAGAGGACGGCACTCTGCGTCTGTGGCAGACGGCTGTAGGGAAAACATACGGCCTGTGGAAATGTGTCCTGCCTG AGGAGCTGTCGTCAGAGAACTCGGAAGCGCTGTACTGCCCGCCAGCAGAGATCAAGGCCTGA